The following coding sequences are from one Pigmentibacter sp. JX0631 window:
- a CDS encoding alkaline phosphatase family protein encodes MIGKIFSNISKIFIISNIIISCQSMQRNEKKNSEVKDQKNNVILFVWDGLRPDVLSDPKASHLIKNLKLIAEKGVEFKDNHSAYPTFTMNNAQAFATGNYAGKSGFYGNYIYEPWRAQKIYGEASNANGTNITSTFLSPIFTEDYKILQALDKPYTGFEKLNEPLVQVSTLLESAHSSGLVTAVVGKSGPAFFQDYKAKGYILDEKHVWPLSLALELQDNNFKLPKLTSIAYPGNQFKLTANNGDPTASEPLILLENSEDVTDPSRAKTSPFNKKNEYMADIFLNYILPKKLPNLSVVWLRNPDSTQHEYGPGSEPYYDALKSNDIVLGKIFTKLKELELFEKTNIIIVSDHAHSNILATKREDSEGYPQLVYPLHEIKNGKILSKTTTERIFNHEKNKKLLITNGYSTSGIVRTADLITKANLKTSLGNKIAAFDGAGCSFNMPMAGVLNEDGSVNTASEGYNNADGSCVDKNNKNSPYTSPAYFVPKNLTNSDGIEKVIIAANGGTDYVYIPNHNQQVVEALINFFQRRQEYSAIFIDDKRYLGIDKNLAGTLPLSYIKLENKYGKNPDMVISLTHNPNVVVNGLTGTEFDSTDGYGQRGDHGSFGRTDVNNILLAMGPNFNLGMKNYLPTGNVDVAPTIAKILNLPLPNTDGRVMFEVLKDSNITFQDYKLSNVQITSNPKCNLEIYEPTTHPINFNSDAKNKFIDPEINSFHTELNTKILEFKNKEKYIYFDSAEGKRSKECPKVSFKELN; translated from the coding sequence TTGATAGGAAAAATTTTTAGCAATATTTCTAAAATATTTATAATTTCCAATATTATTATTTCTTGCCAAAGCATGCAACGAAATGAAAAAAAAAATAGTGAAGTTAAAGATCAAAAAAATAACGTTATTTTATTTGTTTGGGATGGTTTAAGACCTGATGTTTTAAGCGATCCAAAAGCAAGCCATTTAATAAAAAACCTAAAATTAATTGCTGAAAAAGGTGTTGAATTTAAAGATAATCATTCTGCATATCCAACATTTACAATGAATAATGCTCAAGCATTTGCAACAGGAAATTATGCAGGAAAAAGTGGTTTTTATGGCAATTATATTTATGAACCATGGCGTGCGCAAAAAATTTATGGTGAAGCGTCAAATGCAAACGGAACAAATATAACAAGTACTTTTTTATCCCCAATTTTTACAGAAGATTACAAAATATTACAAGCACTAGATAAACCTTATACTGGTTTTGAAAAACTGAATGAACCACTTGTGCAAGTTTCAACTCTTTTAGAATCAGCACACTCTTCAGGTCTTGTTACAGCTGTTGTTGGAAAATCTGGACCAGCTTTTTTTCAAGATTATAAAGCGAAAGGATATATTTTAGACGAAAAACATGTTTGGCCACTTAGCCTTGCTCTTGAACTACAAGACAATAATTTTAAACTTCCTAAATTAACAAGTATTGCCTATCCGGGAAACCAATTTAAATTAACAGCAAACAATGGCGATCCTACTGCAAGTGAGCCATTAATTTTACTAGAAAATAGTGAAGATGTTACTGATCCTAGCAGAGCGAAAACATCTCCTTTTAACAAAAAAAATGAGTATATGGCAGATATCTTTTTAAATTATATACTCCCTAAAAAACTCCCAAATTTAAGTGTTGTATGGCTCAGAAATCCCGATTCTACTCAGCATGAATATGGCCCAGGTAGTGAACCTTACTACGATGCGTTAAAATCTAACGATATCGTCTTAGGAAAAATATTTACGAAATTAAAAGAATTAGAATTATTCGAAAAGACAAATATAATAATTGTATCAGATCATGCACACAGCAATATTTTAGCTACAAAAAGGGAAGATTCAGAAGGATATCCTCAATTAGTATACCCATTACATGAAATTAAAAATGGTAAAATATTAAGCAAAACAACTACTGAGAGAATATTTAACCATGAGAAAAATAAAAAATTATTAATTACTAATGGATATTCCACGTCTGGAATAGTCAGAACAGCCGATTTAATAACAAAAGCAAATTTAAAAACTTCTCTTGGAAATAAAATAGCAGCCTTTGATGGTGCTGGTTGTTCCTTTAATATGCCGATGGCTGGAGTTTTAAATGAAGATGGCTCTGTAAACACAGCTTCAGAGGGATACAATAATGCAGATGGGAGTTGTGTAGATAAAAATAATAAAAATTCACCTTACACATCACCAGCTTATTTTGTACCCAAAAATCTTACAAATTCTGATGGAATTGAAAAAGTAATTATAGCAGCAAATGGAGGTACAGACTACGTCTATATTCCAAATCATAATCAACAAGTAGTTGAGGCTTTAATTAATTTTTTCCAAAGAAGACAAGAATATTCAGCAATTTTTATTGATGATAAAAGATACTTAGGAATTGATAAAAACTTAGCAGGAACATTGCCTTTATCTTATATTAAACTAGAAAATAAATATGGAAAAAACCCTGATATGGTTATCAGTCTTACTCATAATCCAAATGTTGTTGTAAATGGATTAACAGGAACCGAGTTTGATTCTACAGATGGATATGGTCAAAGAGGTGATCACGGCTCATTTGGCAGAACTGATGTAAACAATATATTACTTGCTATGGGACCTAATTTTAATTTGGGTATGAAAAATTATTTACCAACAGGAAATGTAGATGTTGCTCCAACTATAGCTAAAATATTAAATTTACCACTACCAAATACAGATGGTAGAGTCATGTTCGAAGTATTAAAAGATTCGAATATTACATTTCAAGATTATAAATTAAGTAATGTACAAATAACTTCTAATCCTAAATGTAATCTTGAAATATACGAACCTACAACTCACCCAATAAACTTTAATTCTGATGCTAAAAATAAATTTATCGATCCAGAAATAAATAGTTTTCATACAGAATTGAATACAAAAATATTAGAATTTAAAAATAAAGAAAAGTATATTTACTTTGATTCTGCTGAAGGAAAAAGAAGTAAGGAATGTCCAAAAGTTTCTTTTAAGGAACTAAATTAA
- a CDS encoding amidohydrolase family protein — MNCNDIVFSKKVLLKEGALYKIFPASIEISGNQISNVTKLSLEAYQASIQKGTELKNRNIHDFGDRIVTPAFINCHTHIAMNFFRTFFQQNSKNKNIIEEFFYKAESALTPSDIRAFARIGAYENILNGNGLIWDHYYYGKEVAKACHDVGVTAVIASTIQDLSGPGVNFHGDMLNETLEIFSNSMFEKAGIYSAFGPHATDTVSKEMWLKILNLSEEYKIPIHSHVSQSIEEVSRINKKYKKTPIQYLDSLGITKNSASNLFVHCIYLNNSDLKILQGKNNSLVFCPFSQLIFQSPANIIEWDKHKIKWFIATDCVASNDSMNLQKELKLVAGFPKFQTTYNLNSKLIAKFSDKTKKQFLKDTAKINKTYKKFSDPSFLLHKVFEGPGTFHNFFKAGIIQKGALANLIIWDTDHPALWPCDNFPKNLAMGDTTSAIYNMLIGGKWISQNGNFINGILNSDNYKSSLNEAKSRLKHLLKKL; from the coding sequence GTGAATTGTAATGATATTGTTTTTTCCAAAAAAGTACTCCTTAAAGAAGGGGCTTTGTACAAAATTTTTCCTGCTTCAATTGAAATATCAGGAAATCAAATCAGCAATGTCACAAAACTCTCATTAGAAGCTTATCAAGCTTCAATACAAAAGGGAACGGAATTAAAAAATAGAAATATTCATGATTTTGGCGATCGTATAGTAACCCCTGCTTTTATAAATTGTCATACACATATTGCAATGAATTTTTTCCGCACATTCTTCCAACAAAATTCTAAAAATAAGAATATAATTGAAGAATTTTTCTATAAAGCAGAATCAGCTTTGACACCAAGTGATATAAGAGCTTTTGCTAGAATTGGTGCATATGAAAACATATTAAATGGTAATGGGTTAATTTGGGATCACTACTACTACGGAAAAGAAGTTGCTAAAGCTTGTCATGATGTAGGTGTAACAGCTGTAATTGCTTCAACAATTCAAGACCTTAGTGGTCCTGGTGTAAACTTTCATGGCGATATGCTTAATGAAACTCTTGAAATTTTTTCAAATTCTATGTTTGAAAAAGCTGGTATTTATTCTGCATTCGGACCCCATGCTACTGACACTGTTAGCAAAGAAATGTGGTTAAAAATATTAAATTTATCTGAAGAGTACAAAATCCCTATCCATTCTCATGTGTCCCAATCTATCGAAGAAGTTTCTAGAATAAACAAAAAATATAAAAAAACTCCTATTCAATATTTAGATTCTCTTGGAATCACAAAAAACTCTGCTTCTAATTTATTTGTACATTGTATTTATTTGAACAATTCAGATTTAAAAATTTTGCAAGGGAAAAATAACTCTCTAGTTTTTTGTCCTTTTTCACAATTAATTTTTCAATCTCCAGCTAATATTATTGAATGGGATAAACATAAAATCAAATGGTTTATTGCAACAGACTGTGTAGCAAGTAATGACTCAATGAATCTACAAAAGGAATTAAAATTAGTGGCTGGTTTTCCAAAATTTCAAACAACATACAATTTAAATTCAAAACTTATTGCAAAATTTTCTGATAAAACAAAAAAACAATTTTTAAAAGATACTGCAAAAATAAATAAAACATATAAAAAATTTTCAGACCCAAGTTTTTTACTCCATAAAGTTTTTGAAGGTCCTGGAACATTTCACAATTTTTTTAAAGCAGGAATTATTCAAAAAGGCGCTTTAGCTAATCTTATTATTTGGGATACAGATCATCCTGCGCTTTGGCCTTGCGATAATTTCCCAAAAAATCTTGCAATGGGAGATACAACTAGCGCTATATATAATATGCTAATCGGTGGTAAATGGATTAGTCAAAATGGAAATTTTATAAATGGTATTTTAAATTCAGACAACTATAAAAGTTCATTGAACGAAGCTAAATCAAGATTGAAACACCTGCTTAAAAAATTGTAA
- a CDS encoding alpha/beta hydrolase has protein sequence MKYKLLNVRIQKSSEQKPLNYPIVLLRGLGRSMSFWLDFEAELLKYFDIVFVDLLGTGGSKSFFGRKSIDKFAQDVIFTLNYYNIKNFHLAGMSLGGMVALEMTHILGKNNWYNLSCKSIIVLSSSAIGSGLKRIYILPLISILFSLILSFFLGKLSHKYFAKYLIANRNIPLDFWITKWDNIWENEYFSRMALLRQLISASFYRIKLNSKQLKYNYLFLVSKDDALVPWQNTVYLWQKTSLASLVVLDGLGHDLTTDSPEKIATIFYEFSLKFDA, from the coding sequence ATGAAATATAAACTTTTAAATGTTAGAATTCAAAAATCAAGTGAACAAAAACCATTAAATTATCCAATTGTTTTACTTAGAGGACTCGGTCGCTCAATGAGTTTTTGGCTAGATTTTGAAGCTGAACTTTTAAAATATTTTGATATTGTTTTTGTTGATTTACTAGGTACCGGTGGTAGTAAAAGTTTTTTTGGTAGGAAAAGTATTGATAAATTTGCACAAGATGTTATTTTTACTTTAAACTACTATAATATTAAAAATTTTCATCTAGCTGGCATGAGCTTAGGAGGAATGGTTGCTTTAGAAATGACCCATATTTTAGGGAAAAATAATTGGTATAATTTATCATGCAAATCTATAATTGTTTTAAGTTCTTCTGCTATTGGTTCAGGATTAAAAAGAATATATATTTTGCCGCTAATTAGTATTTTATTTTCACTAATTCTTTCTTTTTTTTTAGGAAAGTTATCCCATAAGTATTTTGCAAAATATCTAATTGCTAATAGAAATATTCCTTTAGATTTTTGGATTACTAAATGGGACAATATTTGGGAAAATGAATATTTTTCTAGAATGGCTTTACTACGCCAATTAATTTCTGCTAGTTTTTATAGAATAAAATTAAACAGCAAGCAATTAAAATACAATTATCTTTTTCTTGTTTCTAAAGACGATGCTTTAGTGCCATGGCAAAATACTGTTTATTTATGGCAAAAAACATCTTTAGCTTCTTTAGTTGTGTTAGATGGTTTAGGCCATGATTTAACTACTGATTCACCAGAAAAAATTGCAACTATATTTTATGAATTTTCATTGAAATTTGATGCTTAA
- the pnp gene encoding polyribonucleotide nucleotidyltransferase, which produces MFNITEKSIKIGEDEITIETGRIARQAGGSVLVTCGGTQVLVTATAAKEAQATASFFPLSVDYIEKFYSAGRIPGGYIKRETRPSDREILTSRLIDRPIRPLFPETYLVETQVIAQVISLESKVSPAQLAILGASCALHISDIPFAGPVAGVRIGFKDGKFLINPAESDLPTSDLDLVVAGTKDAILMVEAAANFLTEAQILEAIEIGHKEIKKLCDIQEQIRKICGKEKRTVPEAPQNNDMKAIISKKYAKPLKEAYSLASKTDRKKAIDKVKQEAKLELVIENDKESEKAFQYLFEMQEYKILRSSIIKDNRRVDGRSSKDIRNIDCQVGVLKRTHGSALFTRGETQSLGVITLGTHDDAQRAESIMNVLEEKTFMLHYNMPGYSVGEVKRLGSPGRREVGHGNLAERALKATFPTKNRFPYSIRIVSEITESNGSSSMASVCSGTLAMLDAGVPLKEPIAGIAMGLILEDKEFAILSDILGDEDHLGDMDFKVAGGKNGITAMQMDIKISGISMEILAQALAQAKEGRTLILDNMLRVISRPNDLSQLAPRIEQIKIKPERVRDLIGPGGKNIKKIVSDTGCKLEVNDEGIVSIASTDGNSAAKAKRMVNYLTTDPEIGEIYLGIVKKTADFGAFVEIKPGVEGLVHISQLAATRINKTEEVVKEGDEVMVKVIELDRTGRIKLSRKDAIGKTPSVEGTKPWIV; this is translated from the coding sequence ATGTTTAATATCACAGAAAAGTCCATAAAAATTGGTGAAGATGAAATCACTATTGAAACAGGACGTATAGCAAGACAAGCAGGCGGTTCTGTTCTTGTAACTTGTGGCGGAACTCAAGTTCTTGTCACCGCCACAGCAGCAAAAGAAGCTCAAGCAACAGCTTCCTTTTTTCCTTTATCGGTAGATTATATTGAGAAGTTTTACTCTGCTGGAAGAATACCTGGTGGGTACATAAAAAGAGAAACAAGACCTTCAGACAGAGAAATACTAACTAGCCGCTTGATAGACAGGCCAATTCGCCCTCTCTTTCCAGAAACGTATTTGGTTGAAACTCAAGTAATTGCTCAAGTAATATCTCTAGAGTCTAAAGTATCTCCTGCACAACTTGCTATCTTAGGAGCTAGTTGCGCTCTTCATATTTCAGACATTCCATTTGCAGGACCAGTAGCTGGAGTAAGAATAGGTTTCAAAGATGGTAAATTTTTAATCAACCCAGCTGAATCAGATCTCCCTACAAGTGACTTAGATTTAGTAGTAGCGGGAACTAAAGACGCAATTTTAATGGTAGAAGCGGCTGCAAACTTTTTGACAGAAGCTCAAATATTGGAAGCTATTGAAATTGGTCACAAAGAAATAAAAAAATTATGTGATATCCAAGAACAAATCCGTAAAATTTGTGGCAAAGAAAAAAGAACTGTTCCAGAAGCACCACAAAATAATGATATGAAAGCTATTATTTCTAAAAAATATGCCAAACCTTTAAAAGAAGCATATTCTTTAGCTTCGAAAACAGATCGAAAAAAAGCTATTGATAAAGTAAAACAAGAAGCTAAATTAGAGCTCGTAATAGAAAACGACAAAGAATCAGAAAAAGCATTTCAATATTTGTTTGAAATGCAGGAATATAAAATTCTTCGCTCAAGCATTATAAAAGATAATCGCAGAGTTGACGGAAGAAGTTCAAAAGATATTAGAAATATTGATTGCCAAGTAGGAGTTTTAAAAAGAACTCATGGCTCAGCACTATTTACACGTGGTGAAACTCAATCTCTTGGTGTTATCACTCTAGGAACCCATGATGACGCACAAAGAGCGGAATCTATTATGAATGTCTTAGAAGAAAAAACATTCATGTTACATTATAATATGCCTGGCTACTCCGTTGGTGAAGTGAAACGTCTGGGATCTCCAGGACGCAGGGAAGTTGGACACGGAAATTTGGCTGAAAGAGCTTTAAAAGCAACTTTTCCAACAAAAAATCGTTTTCCATATTCCATTAGAATTGTTTCCGAAATTACTGAAAGTAACGGTTCAAGTTCGATGGCCTCCGTTTGTTCTGGTACTTTAGCTATGCTTGATGCTGGTGTTCCTTTAAAAGAACCGATAGCCGGTATTGCTATGGGACTTATTCTAGAAGATAAAGAATTTGCAATTCTTTCTGATATCTTAGGTGACGAAGATCATTTAGGTGATATGGATTTTAAAGTCGCAGGTGGTAAAAATGGAATTACCGCTATGCAAATGGATATCAAAATTTCTGGAATTTCTATGGAAATTCTTGCACAAGCACTTGCACAAGCTAAAGAAGGTAGAACTTTAATTTTAGATAACATGTTGCGTGTAATATCCAGACCAAACGATCTTAGCCAACTTGCTCCAAGAATTGAACAAATTAAAATTAAACCAGAAAGAGTTCGTGATTTAATTGGTCCTGGTGGAAAAAATATTAAGAAAATAGTTTCAGATACAGGCTGTAAGCTCGAAGTAAATGATGAAGGAATTGTAAGCATTGCTTCAACTGACGGCAATTCGGCAGCAAAAGCAAAACGCATGGTGAATTATCTAACTACCGATCCTGAAATTGGTGAAATTTATCTTGGAATTGTCAAGAAAACTGCTGATTTTGGAGCTTTTGTAGAAATTAAACCTGGTGTCGAAGGCTTGGTTCATATCTCTCAACTTGCCGCAACTAGAATTAATAAAACTGAAGAAGTCGTTAAAGAAGGCGATGAAGTTATGGTCAAAGTAATTGAGCTTGATCGTACAGGTAGAATTAAGTTAAGTAGAAAAGATGCGATTGGAAAAACCCCTTCTGTAGAAGGCACTAAACCTTGGATAGTTTAA
- a CDS encoding peptide deformylase: MTLYKVLHYPHVLLRKKATSVEKFTDELRDFLKHFINTMYEFDGGGLAAPQIGVSKRIFVVDFKPAFESDKFDFKKESFRVFDSDNKEIEPKFPMVFINPTLVEMSEPIKVNWEGCLSFPNAESYNTDRFLNVEIHAQNEFGEKFSVKSSHLYASVCFQHEYDHLDGIMLVDRWNKNSFSDADVIADIKDFENDPAERKRMKKLKVTEASKLKFDFL; the protein is encoded by the coding sequence ATGACACTTTATAAAGTATTACATTATCCTCACGTTCTTTTACGAAAAAAAGCAACGTCTGTGGAGAAATTTACAGACGAATTAAGAGATTTTTTAAAACACTTCATTAATACAATGTATGAATTTGATGGTGGTGGTTTGGCGGCTCCTCAAATTGGTGTTTCAAAACGAATTTTTGTAGTGGATTTTAAGCCCGCCTTTGAAAGTGATAAATTCGATTTTAAAAAAGAATCTTTCAGGGTTTTTGATAGTGACAATAAAGAGATTGAACCTAAGTTCCCAATGGTTTTTATTAATCCAACTTTAGTTGAAATGTCTGAGCCTATTAAGGTTAATTGGGAAGGCTGTTTGTCCTTTCCAAATGCAGAATCTTATAATACTGATAGGTTTTTAAATGTAGAAATACACGCTCAAAATGAATTTGGTGAAAAGTTTTCTGTGAAGTCTTCGCATTTATATGCAAGCGTTTGCTTTCAGCATGAATATGATCATTTAGATGGAATTATGTTAGTGGATAGATGGAATAAAAATTCTTTTTCTGATGCAGATGTTATTGCTGATATTAAAGATTTTGAAAATGATCCTGCCGAAAGAAAGAGAATGAAAAAATTAAAAGTTACTGAAGCCAGTAAACTAAAATTTGATTTTCTTTAA
- a CDS encoding cytochrome c produces the protein MPNKTNDENNGKKLPIKMISTFIFILFIILVIGFMILPAYFDKNPFGTLLTNEPAPWAISDNQGKIMQLTEAQNKGKQHYLEYCANCHGPKGKGDGPSSITLRKKLPNFLDPNTKYFNNFEKDGLLKTINNGIPESEMPSFHYLPVEVKENLTEFLIYLNKYKNYN, from the coding sequence ATGCCAAATAAGACAAATGATGAGAATAATGGAAAAAAACTACCAATAAAAATGATTAGTACATTTATATTTATTTTATTTATCATTTTAGTAATAGGATTTATGATTTTACCGGCTTATTTTGATAAAAATCCGTTTGGTACACTGCTAACAAATGAACCAGCTCCTTGGGCTATTTCAGATAATCAAGGTAAGATTATGCAGCTAACAGAAGCACAAAACAAAGGAAAGCAACATTACTTAGAATATTGTGCTAATTGTCATGGCCCAAAAGGAAAAGGAGATGGTCCTTCTTCAATAACACTTAGAAAAAAGCTTCCTAATTTTCTAGATCCTAATACAAAATATTTTAATAATTTTGAAAAAGATGGGCTTTTGAAAACTATAAACAACGGAATACCAGAAAGTGAAATGCCTTCTTTCCATTATTTACCAGTGGAAGTGAAAGAAAATTTAACAGAATTTCTTATCTATCTGAATAAATATAAAAATTATAATTAA
- a CDS encoding M23 family metallopeptidase, whose translation MSEVPNSLKKTNYKYKNTTKKKFFDSHTVIYVSKKTGKTHIFQLPTFLPPALLLVSIVIVTIAVTMTWNYVVTKKDALELEKLRDQSLGLQSEVEALNSKIRNIQNQVEQVNYYSDKIKKVTTRTDDRKKSNSTKSTTQNIENSKPPIEHTPKGNEIGPLTKEEFELSNKMTGLKYDSLELKSLFDVANESEYKTNKQLEDLKIFLVEAQKHALKLQSIPDIAPVRGRFTSAYGWRVSPFTGQSRIHFGIDIAAPKGSPIFATANGTVHKVGHSDDYGKFIELIHERKMITRYAHTSNIYVKEGAKIKKGDIIAAVGNTGHSTGPHVHYEIEVSGKRHDPQTFIVIW comes from the coding sequence GTGTCAGAAGTCCCTAATTCTCTTAAAAAAACTAATTATAAATACAAAAACACAACGAAAAAAAAATTTTTTGATAGCCATACAGTGATTTATGTCTCAAAAAAAACAGGAAAAACCCATATTTTTCAATTACCTACCTTTTTACCACCTGCTCTACTATTGGTTTCAATAGTAATAGTTACAATAGCTGTTACAATGACATGGAATTATGTCGTAACAAAAAAGGATGCTCTAGAATTAGAAAAACTAAGAGATCAGAGTTTAGGATTGCAAAGCGAAGTTGAAGCATTAAATTCAAAAATTAGAAATATCCAAAATCAAGTTGAACAAGTGAACTATTATTCAGATAAAATTAAAAAAGTAACAACAAGAACTGATGACCGTAAAAAATCAAATAGCACAAAAAGTACAACACAAAATATTGAGAATTCAAAACCACCAATAGAACACACTCCGAAAGGAAATGAAATTGGGCCATTAACTAAAGAAGAATTTGAGTTATCAAATAAAATGACTGGCCTAAAATATGATAGTTTAGAATTAAAATCACTTTTTGATGTTGCTAATGAATCAGAATATAAAACAAATAAACAACTAGAAGATTTAAAAATCTTCTTAGTAGAAGCGCAAAAACATGCATTGAAACTGCAAAGTATTCCCGACATTGCTCCTGTTAGAGGCCGATTTACATCTGCTTATGGCTGGAGAGTAAGCCCTTTTACAGGTCAAAGTAGAATTCATTTTGGAATTGACATCGCAGCTCCAAAAGGATCTCCTATTTTTGCAACAGCAAATGGAACTGTACACAAGGTAGGTCATTCCGATGATTACGGTAAATTTATTGAACTTATTCATGAAAGAAAAATGATTACCAGATATGCCCATACCAGCAATATTTATGTAAAAGAAGGCGCGAAAATAAAAAAAGGAGATATCATTGCTGCAGTAGGTAACACCGGGCATAGCACAGGCCCACATGTTCATTATGAAATAGAAGTCAGCGGAAAAAGACATGATCCGCAAACTTTTATAGTAATCTGGTAA
- a CDS encoding Mur ligase family protein, whose amino-acid sequence MIPGSHRLHLLLKNYLKDGVLNIPSVIVAGSNGKGTTCAFIESILRSHGFKTGLYTSPHLIHPNERIRINGIPLSEDVFEKNLLTIIAEAQNTLPDASLFEILTATSLFTFKKEDIDFLVCEVGLGGLLDSTNCISPLVSVVTSITLEHTEVLGDSEEKIAADKSYVSRRNRPVILGDLSPSALSGAIKTIQLIGAIPKLFSTAFNEKFNTVFSQIKLSNHSDLTFANLNIANLKTALLAIQEIELEIQYHLNKKFLFNYEKTIEGIKKTQWPGRFDIRQIENRTIIFDASHNPDGFEFFLQEYKRSEFSERRCTLVFASLSDKDWKKTLRKIPEIAHTIYVTEMDSPRSELSKNILEYFHKLKIENQSQHFNIFCYDKYEIALEAAMNQNINDPIVITGSIAFIGLAMERFGLSFLTGN is encoded by the coding sequence ATGATTCCTGGTTCTCATCGTTTACATTTGCTTTTGAAAAATTATTTGAAAGATGGAGTGTTGAATATTCCATCCGTGATTGTCGCTGGAAGCAACGGAAAAGGTACCACCTGTGCATTTATTGAAAGCATTTTAAGATCTCATGGTTTTAAGACAGGTCTTTATACCTCGCCGCATTTAATACATCCAAATGAAAGAATTAGAATAAATGGTATTCCGTTGTCAGAGGATGTTTTTGAAAAAAATCTCTTAACCATCATTGCTGAAGCGCAAAATACCTTACCTGATGCAAGTTTATTTGAAATATTAACCGCAACTTCTTTATTTACTTTTAAAAAAGAAGACATCGATTTTTTAGTCTGCGAAGTTGGTTTGGGGGGATTGTTAGATAGCACAAACTGTATTTCACCTTTGGTTAGCGTGGTAACTTCTATAACCTTGGAACATACTGAAGTTTTAGGTGATAGTGAAGAAAAAATTGCTGCAGACAAATCATATGTTTCTAGAAGAAATAGACCAGTAATTTTAGGGGATTTAAGTCCATCAGCACTTTCTGGTGCAATCAAAACAATTCAACTAATTGGTGCAATACCTAAATTATTTTCGACTGCATTCAATGAAAAATTCAATACCGTTTTTTCTCAAATTAAATTAAGCAATCATTCAGATTTAACTTTTGCGAACCTAAATATTGCAAATTTAAAAACAGCTCTTCTTGCTATTCAAGAAATTGAATTAGAAATACAATATCACTTAAATAAAAAATTTCTTTTTAATTATGAAAAAACTATTGAAGGAATCAAAAAAACACAATGGCCTGGTAGATTTGATATTAGGCAGATAGAAAATAGAACAATCATTTTTGATGCTTCACATAATCCTGATGGTTTTGAATTCTTTTTACAAGAATATAAGCGATCTGAATTTTCTGAAAGACGTTGTACATTAGTTTTTGCCAGCTTAAGTGATAAAGATTGGAAAAAAACTTTAAGAAAAATACCAGAAATAGCTCACACCATTTATGTTACCGAAATGGATTCACCTAGATCAGAATTATCCAAAAATATTCTAGAGTATTTCCATAAATTAAAAATAGAGAATCAATCTCAACATTTTAATATTTTCTGTTATGATAAATACGAAATTGCTTTAGAAGCTGCAATGAATCAAAATATAAATGATCCCATTGTTATTACTGGTTCAATAGCTTTTATTGGTTTAGCAATGGAACGATTTGGCCTTTCCTTCTTAACGGGGAATTGA